A portion of the Cohaesibacter gelatinilyticus genome contains these proteins:
- the mnmE gene encoding tRNA uridine-5-carboxymethylaminomethyl(34) synthesis GTPase MnmE: MTTIFALSSGAVPAGVAVFRLSGSKALEIAGQIVESPPKPRMASLRYLKDPRNGDVIDQVLILTFPGPSSFTGEDCVELHCHGGRAVVSAVIELLSSFEDCRLAEAGEFSRRAFENGKMDLMEVEGLADLIHAETDQQRRQAIRQASGHHREQLGSWRDTLLYGRSMIEAELDFADEEDVPGSVSDVIWPKISALKSEMEQHLSQARSGERVREGLQVVLVGHPNAGKSSLLNWFAKRDVAIVTEEAGTTRDLLEVHLDIEGYPVVLVDTAGLRDAENLVEKEGIRRALDRSRVADLLIEIVDSSQTVDRVVVESEADRLVLFNKEDRVGSERNLSNLKEGSFSVSIKHETGMQDFYDSFVKHIEKSFMGAENVLITQKRQADALALCVDYVEKALIYSDLPIEIRSEFLRMAGEELGKITGQIDVEEMLGVIFSQFCVGK; encoded by the coding sequence ATGACCACAATTTTTGCATTATCGAGTGGGGCAGTACCAGCAGGTGTTGCCGTCTTTCGTTTGTCTGGTTCAAAGGCTTTGGAAATTGCTGGGCAAATTGTCGAGTCGCCCCCGAAACCACGCATGGCTAGCCTGCGTTATCTGAAGGATCCTCGCAATGGCGATGTGATTGATCAGGTCCTTATCCTGACATTTCCGGGGCCGAGTTCCTTCACTGGTGAGGATTGCGTTGAACTGCATTGTCATGGTGGGCGTGCTGTTGTGTCAGCAGTGATTGAACTGCTGTCGTCATTTGAGGATTGCCGTTTGGCAGAAGCGGGGGAGTTTTCTCGGCGGGCTTTTGAAAATGGCAAAATGGATCTGATGGAAGTCGAAGGACTTGCAGATCTCATTCATGCTGAAACTGATCAACAAAGACGGCAGGCTATTCGCCAGGCTAGCGGTCATCATCGTGAGCAACTCGGTTCCTGGCGGGATACGCTTCTTTACGGTCGCTCCATGATTGAGGCGGAACTGGATTTTGCTGATGAAGAGGATGTTCCGGGTTCTGTATCGGATGTGATTTGGCCCAAGATTTCTGCTTTGAAATCGGAGATGGAACAACATTTGTCACAAGCTCGATCAGGTGAACGGGTGAGGGAAGGCTTGCAAGTTGTTCTGGTTGGTCATCCGAATGCCGGTAAATCATCTTTACTGAACTGGTTCGCCAAGCGAGATGTGGCGATTGTGACTGAAGAAGCGGGAACCACACGTGATCTCTTGGAGGTCCATCTTGATATTGAAGGCTATCCGGTAGTGCTGGTTGATACGGCTGGATTGCGGGATGCGGAAAATCTGGTTGAGAAGGAGGGGATTCGTCGTGCATTAGATCGCTCTCGTGTGGCAGATCTTCTGATTGAAATTGTTGATAGCAGCCAGACTGTTGATCGGGTCGTGGTTGAAAGTGAAGCTGATCGATTGGTTCTGTTTAATAAAGAAGATCGAGTCGGGTCCGAAAGAAATCTGAGTAACCTGAAAGAGGGCAGTTTTTCTGTTTCGATCAAGCACGAAACGGGGATGCAGGATTTCTATGATTCGTTTGTGAAACATATTGAGAAATCCTTTATGGGTGCGGAAAATGTGCTAATTACGCAAAAACGCCAAGCGGATGCATTGGCTTTGTGTGTGGATTATGTGGAGAAAGCGCTTATCTATTCTGATTTACCAATAGAAATTCGATCTGAATTTTTACGCATGGCTGGGGAAGAGCTTGGGAAAATTACTGGACAGATCGATGTAGAAGAGATGCTTGGTGTTATTTTTTCACAATTCTGTGTGGGTAAATAG